The Erwinia sorbitola nucleotide sequence TCGCTGGTAGCGATGGCGGCCAGTAATCCACACCAGAACTTCCTTGGAATTGAAGTTCACTCTCCGGGAGTCGGTGCCTGCCTGGCGACGGCGGAGGAAGCAGGCGTCAGCAATCTGCGCGTGATGTGTCATGATGCGGTCGAAGTGCTGAATCTGATGATCCCTGACAACTCGCTGAGTATGGTGCAGCTGTTCTTCCCGGATCCATGGCATAAAGCCCGTCATAACAAGCGCCGTATCGTGCAGGTTCCTTTTGCTGAGTTGGTATTAAGCAAGCTGAAGCTGGGCGGCGTATTCCATATGGCGACCGACTGGGAGGCCTATGCCGGGCATATGCTGGAAGTCATGAGCAGTATCGACGGATATCAAAACCAGTCGCAGGAAGGTAACTGGGTGCCGCGCCCTGAATCGCGGCCATTAACGAAATTTGAGCAGCGTGGTCAGCGTCTTGGCCACGGTGTATGGGATCTGATGTTTGAGAGGGTTAAATAATGGCTACACAACGCAGTCGTCGTCTTCGTAAGAAAATGCACATTGATGAGTTTCAGGAGTTAGGCTTCTCCGTGGGCTTTACCTTCCCGGAAGGCACCAGCGAAGAAACTATCGACAGCACCGTTGATGCGCTGATCAATGAAGTGATCGCGCCTAACGGCCTGGCCTTTGACGGCAGCGGTTATTTGCAGTGGGAAGGTCTTATCTGCCTGCAAAAAATCGGCAAATGCACCGACGAACATCGTCAGCTGGTGGGTGACTGGCTGAAGGCCCGTAAACTGAACGACGTGAAAGTGACCGAACTTTTTGACGTCTGGTGGGACTAAGAGTTAACGGGCAGACCGAATAAACGGGCAGACCGAACTTAGTGTCTGCTCCTGCACGTAAGGGGGCGACCATTTTTCTGGTCGCCCCTTTTTCATATCAAGGAGACGATTTATGCGTAAAGCGCTTTTTAGTGGAGCATTGCTGTTGCTGGCTGCGGGCCAGGCTCAGGCGGATTACCAGTGCAGCGTTAATCCTCAGGACGATATCATTATCAACCCGATGCAGGTGCAGGTGGTCGGTGCCAGCGGCAATCTGACGATCTCTCCGGTAGGTGATGTTCAGCGTAACGGTAAAGTGGCAAATATTGATGAGGCCACCCGTCAGAAAGCTATCGACTATCAGGCTGCGCTGCGTCGTGATTTACCCTGGATTGATAGCGGTGCCAAACAGCGCCTGGAAAAAGGGCGTGTGGCTCTGGATCGGGTGATCGTGCAGAAGCTGGGCGAGAACAGCAATGTACGTCAGCGCCTGACTACGCTGGACGGACAGCTGAAACAGCAGATGAACCGTATTATTGAGCAGCGTAGCGATGGCCTGACCTTCCACCATAAGGCGGTTGAGCAGGTGCGTCAGGACGGTGAACGTCTGGTGCAGAGCGCGATGGGCGGCGTGGTGCAGGACAGCCTGAACGAGATGGGCAGCAAGCAGGCAGGTAACGGAGATAACCCGTTGCAGGCCATTATGGGCAACCTGGGGGGCTTACAGCAGGCGATTCAAGCCGAATGGAGCAATCAGGAGCAGGATTTCCAGAACTTCGGCCATGAAGTCTGTAATCGTGTGACCACCCTGGAAGGGCAGCGTAAGGCATTGATTGCCGGGTTAAAATAAGCTTTTTATGTCGGACGAGGTGCGCCTCGCTCCGGCGTATAGCTTCCAGCACCATCACGCAGGGGTCAGGCGTGTGCCTGACCCGCACAGGGTTACTCCGTTAAAAACAGCTCCAGCAGCGAATTCAGGAACAGCTTCCCCTTCTCCGTAATCTGCCACTCTTCTGCGGTTTCCGTCAGATATCCTTTTGCTATGGCTTCGTCGATCTGCGCACGAATAGTGCTTTCCGCCAGTCCGGTATAGCGCGTGTACTCCTCGCGCGGTGCCGCTTCCAGCAGACGAAAACGGTTCATAAAGAATTCAAACGGTTTCTCGCTATCCGCCACTTCATAACGCTTATCCAGATACTTCCCGGCCATAAAACCACGCGGATGTTTGGTCTTGGTGGTACGGATAATAGTGCCGTCCGGCTGGGTCAGTTTGCCGTGTGCCCCGCAGCCAATACCGAGGTAATCACCAAAGCGCCAGTAATTGAGGTTGTGCTCACAGCGATAGCCTGGTTTGGCATAGGCGGATGTCTCATACTGCTGATAACCCGCAGCGTTCAACAGGGCATGGCCCTGCTCGAAAATATCCCACAGATCATCTTCATCAGGCAGACGCGGCGGCCGTGAGGCAAACAGCGTGTTCGGCTCGATAGTCAGCTGATACCAGGAGAGATGCGGTGGATTAAGGGCAATCGCCTGGCGCAAATCGTCCAGCGCCTCTTCCAGCGACTGATCCGGCAGGCCATGCATCAGGTCGAGGTTAAAACTGCGTAATCCGAGATTCTCAGCCAGCTGCGCTGCGCGCTTTGCCTCCTCCGGCCCGTGAATGCGCCCCAGACGCTCCAGCTTGGCCGCACTGAAACTCTGTACACCAATGGAGATACGGTTAATACCGGCGCGCTGGTAGCCGCTGAAGCGCTCTGCTTCCACCGCACCCGGATTGGCTTCCATGGTAATCTCAGCGGTTGCAGAGAGCGGCAGGCGTGCGCGAACGCCATCGAGCAGCATCTGCATGGCTTCACTGCTTAACAGGCTCGGCGTGCCCCCGCCGATAAACAGGGTGCTGACTTCGCGGCCTGAGGTTAACGGCAGGTCAATATCCAGATCGTTCAACAGGTGCTGCACATACTCTTCGTGCGGAACTTCACCTTTTAATGCGTGGGAATTGAAATCGCAGTACGGGCACTTCTGTACACACCACGGAATATGGATATACAGACTGAGCGGCGGAAGGTTACCCATGTTTCATGGCACTCAACAGCAGTTCCAGCGCCTGCCCGCGATGTGAAACCGCGAGTTTTTCCGCTTTGCTCAACTCTGCGGCGGTCTTACCCAACGCAGGAACGAAGAAGATCGGATCGTAGCCAAAGCCGCCTGCGCCTGACGCGCTGCGGGTAATTTCACCTGCCCAGCTGCCGTGGAACACCAGCGGCGTTGGGTCTTCAGCATGGCGCAGATAGACCAGCACACAGTGAAACTGTGCCTGGCGCTTTCCATCCGGCACCGATTCCAGCGCCGTCAGCAGTTTTTCCAGATTCTGCTGGTCGCTGGCATCCAGGCCTGCATAGCGCGCCGAATAGATCCCCGGCGCACCGCCGAGTGCATCCACCGCCAGCCCGGAGTCATCGGCAATCGCAGGTAATCCGGTGATCGCCGCAGCATGGCGCGCCTTAAGAATGGCATTCTCAATAAATGTCAGACCGGTCTCTTCGGCAGACTCCACGCCCAGTTCCGTCTGCGCTACGATATCCAGCCCAAACGCGGCCAACAGGTCAGCCAGTTCACGAACCTTTCCGGGGTTGCCGGTGGCGAGTACAACTTTTTGCATAGTAGATCCAAAAATATTATTAACTTATAACGTCTTAACCGAGAATTCTGCCCTACAGGAAGGCGGCAACTGAGCGAATCCCCGGGAGCTTACTGAAGTAAGTGACCGGGGTTCGTGAGGGCAGCCAGCGCACCTGTAGGGTAAAAGACGACAGTTAAAATTGGGCCCAGCCGGGGATGTACTCGAGTCCCAGGAAATTCAGCATATACAGTATTAAAATCACCGCCATCGCTGAGAAGTCGATACCGCCCATTGCCGGAATAATACGGCGTACTGGTGCCATTAACGGCTCAGTTAGCTGAATCAGCACGTAATCAACCGGGTTACGCCCCTGGCTGACCCAGCTCATCAGTGAACGCACAATAATCACCCAGAACACCAGCATACCCGCCGCTTTCACCAGAATCACCAGACCCAGGTAAAGGAAAAGCGGATCCGCTACGTACAGATTCAGCATCACCGGCCCCAGCAGCACGCTGACGATATAGGCGATCAGCAAAGAGGCGGTATCCAGCGGCCCGATGGACGGAATAATGCGCCGTACAGGTTTCACGATGGGCTGGGTGATTTTCACCACAAACTGCGAAAACGGGTTGTAGAAGTCACATCGTGCCCACTGCATCCAGACGCGCAGTAACAACACTTTGATGTAAATCGCGATCACCGTTGTTACCAGAAAGATCAACGCTAGCATGAGGTTCCTCAGTTGTTGTGATGAGCGGCGGCGTTACCGTAGTCGCGCGCGCCGAAAATTGCGGTGCCGATGCGCACCATGGTACTGCCTGCCGCGATTGCGGCGTCCATATCGTCACTCATTCCCAGCGAAAGCGTATCCACGCCGGGATAATTCTGTTGCAGCTGCTTTAACGCTGCCGCCATCCGCTGACACACCGCCAGCTGGCGTGCGTAGTCGGTTTCCGGTGCCGGGATCGCCATCAGCCCGCGCAGTGTCAGGCGTGGCATTTCAGCAATCTGCTGTGCCAGCGCGGGCAGATCGGCCAGCGCAATGCCGGACTTGCTCTGCTCATCGCTGATGTTTATCTGAATCAGCACGTTAAGCGGAGGCAGGGCATCAGGGCGCTGATCGTTGAGGCGGCTGGCAATGCGCAGACGGTCAACGGTATGGCACCAGTCAAAATGCTCTGCAACCAGACGGCTTTTGTTAGATTGCAGCGGGCCGATAAAGTGCCAGGTCAGGGCAGGATTTGCCAGCAGCTGGATTTTATCTACACCTTCCTGCACGTAGTTTTCGCCAAAACTGCGCTGTCCGGCAGCCACCGCTTCTTCGACCGCGCTCGCAGGTTTGGTTTTGCTCACTGCAAGCAGCTCAATCTCTTTTGGATCGCGTCCGCACTGTGCCGCCGCCGCTGAGATACGCTGGTGGACTTGCTGTAAGTTGTGCTCAATCGAAGTCATAGTCAGGGAATTATTATGGATATTGAGGAAATTGTGGCCCTTAGTGTAAAGCATAATGCCGGAGATCTGCACCTTTGCAGTGGTCATTCGCCTTTCTTGCGCTGTAATGGACATCTGACACCCGTTAAAGATGAGCCGGTAATATCAAATGAGTGGCTGGAAAGCTTTGCTGTACGCTGGCTGAGTGTTACTCAGCATCAGGAGCTGGCACAGCACGGACAGGTAGACTTTGCGCTGACAATGCCTGATGGCGTTCGCCTGCGCGCCAATCTTTTCCGCCAGCGTCACGGTCTGT carries:
- the trmB gene encoding tRNA (guanosine(46)-N7)-methyltransferase TrmB, whose amino-acid sequence is MKNDVISPEFDENGRAMRRIRSFVRRQGRLTKGQQQALDTLWPVMGVEYQPEPVDLTALFGRDAPLVLEIGFGMGASLVAMAASNPHQNFLGIEVHSPGVGACLATAEEAGVSNLRVMCHDAVEVLNLMIPDNSLSMVQLFFPDPWHKARHNKRRIVQVPFAELVLSKLKLGGVFHMATDWEAYAGHMLEVMSSIDGYQNQSQEGNWVPRPESRPLTKFEQRGQRLGHGVWDLMFERVK
- a CDS encoding YggL family protein, translated to MATQRSRRLRKKMHIDEFQELGFSVGFTFPEGTSEETIDSTVDALINEVIAPNGLAFDGSGYLQWEGLICLQKIGKCTDEHRQLVGDWLKARKLNDVKVTELFDVWWD
- a CDS encoding YggN family protein yields the protein MRKALFSGALLLLAAGQAQADYQCSVNPQDDIIINPMQVQVVGASGNLTISPVGDVQRNGKVANIDEATRQKAIDYQAALRRDLPWIDSGAKQRLEKGRVALDRVIVQKLGENSNVRQRLTTLDGQLKQQMNRIIEQRSDGLTFHHKAVEQVRQDGERLVQSAMGGVVQDSLNEMGSKQAGNGDNPLQAIMGNLGGLQQAIQAEWSNQEQDFQNFGHEVCNRVTTLEGQRKALIAGLK
- the hemW gene encoding radical SAM family heme chaperone HemW encodes the protein MGNLPPLSLYIHIPWCVQKCPYCDFNSHALKGEVPHEEYVQHLLNDLDIDLPLTSGREVSTLFIGGGTPSLLSSEAMQMLLDGVRARLPLSATAEITMEANPGAVEAERFSGYQRAGINRISIGVQSFSAAKLERLGRIHGPEEAKRAAQLAENLGLRSFNLDLMHGLPDQSLEEALDDLRQAIALNPPHLSWYQLTIEPNTLFASRPPRLPDEDDLWDIFEQGHALLNAAGYQQYETSAYAKPGYRCEHNLNYWRFGDYLGIGCGAHGKLTQPDGTIIRTTKTKHPRGFMAGKYLDKRYEVADSEKPFEFFMNRFRLLEAAPREEYTRYTGLAESTIRAQIDEAIAKGYLTETAEEWQITEKGKLFLNSLLELFLTE
- the rdgB gene encoding RdgB/HAM1 family non-canonical purine NTP pyrophosphatase, with product MQKVVLATGNPGKVRELADLLAAFGLDIVAQTELGVESAEETGLTFIENAILKARHAAAITGLPAIADDSGLAVDALGGAPGIYSARYAGLDASDQQNLEKLLTALESVPDGKRQAQFHCVLVYLRHAEDPTPLVFHGSWAGEITRSASGAGGFGYDPIFFVPALGKTAAELSKAEKLAVSHRGQALELLLSAMKHG
- a CDS encoding YggT family protein, producing the protein MLALIFLVTTVIAIYIKVLLLRVWMQWARCDFYNPFSQFVVKITQPIVKPVRRIIPSIGPLDTASLLIAYIVSVLLGPVMLNLYVADPLFLYLGLVILVKAAGMLVFWVIIVRSLMSWVSQGRNPVDYVLIQLTEPLMAPVRRIIPAMGGIDFSAMAVILILYMLNFLGLEYIPGWAQF
- a CDS encoding YggS family pyridoxal phosphate-dependent enzyme gives rise to the protein MTSIEHNLQQVHQRISAAAAQCGRDPKEIELLAVSKTKPASAVEEAVAAGQRSFGENYVQEGVDKIQLLANPALTWHFIGPLQSNKSRLVAEHFDWCHTVDRLRIASRLNDQRPDALPPLNVLIQINISDEQSKSGIALADLPALAQQIAEMPRLTLRGLMAIPAPETDYARQLAVCQRMAAALKQLQQNYPGVDTLSLGMSDDMDAAIAAGSTMVRIGTAIFGARDYGNAAAHHNN